A window of Plasmodium sp. gorilla clade G2 genome assembly, contig: PADLG01_00_9, whole genome shotgun sequence contains these coding sequences:
- a CDS encoding erythrocyte membrane protein 1 (PfEMP1), truncated, putative, with protein sequence MEDRLKSSKDVLPVINIAGKTVLRSENCDKLNITVEDNILELNNNGSRIQIVTARSGCPDLKTSKDIHVPLRRRSLLVEGIDQYLEEIKKKSTDEKTLKEAIEGKISAQIKIGEVAGQLTKGMIGGLSREISNIIHKKHKNDHTSFCKEWERTMDDYFKLLQGIDIVDENDTINIQCIIKNIETKVGGKDKFRSAWSSHFKELVQDLQTNHFKDPSTRRSCSVDHSNKTQCVRFFEEWSEEFCKLKKDLGDMMIENCKGDKSNVDKDECKNVCNIYKKFLVETKPYFDNYINICTHTKYADNGQSQNELQEMLKTSASTSTTECCTELGHCSVDELFDVKKDKGNLIFNCMCQGGIHTEKRDSEPKCQKYKDPVNVAGTQIPAPTLSGAGQGVSVTTTSVPGPKTVMQIAQDIQSQAKKDAEGRLGGGKLDDLKGNIENAQFKNRNKGSDFNGDPCKMDKSKHTNDVRSDGEPCKGKGGDNPDRFVIGKQWGTKKGEVDQNNNEVLLPPRRLDMCTSNLENLARSGQNPDFINNGSVNDSFTGDVLLAAKEEAENILKLYGNSNDQSGMCRAVRASFADLGDIIRGTDIWEKNDDMKNLQGHLDKIFAKIKDEKGNGKYTGGENESPPYKTLRSDWWSANRDQVWDAIKCQIGDLFAASDEKIDRATGKVVGAFCGYNDTTPVDDYIPQKLRWLAEWNENYCKQMKKDFNAVKEQCTLCKNIGEGKCEKDNKKCDMCSGMCDTYKENVEKWKTQWTKHQQQYTSLYSNPNGNDKEFIQKLKQNNNYSNSADFVDSMGGYRYCKDTTQRETKEQGNEDYLFKEKPKEFKDECGCKEKGGSSSPSPKVPPAVTPPKSQDIQDCEKTFGNNGTPNPGNVQLSEWDCIQDNDMCIDISKSKTDHNISNFKDKFSDIFEDWLTSFFNEQQNVKSKSSDCTNITPSSGDCDGKKCRDKCPCYEKWVKRKTNEWRHFKNYYRDFQTINPTKWMSSFKSVGNDADTYVKKKKQSELSKAYQSTSGTKSNNITIQDILTEESKKVTECLKNCPIKIECKDKGFGNPWKCGDTAASGAKQAGGTTNNMCTKNEGDDDDRKQPGSGKNSGSSTSGGDQTQLFYDSFKEWIHDIENMLDMSKKLIEESCKNLKTKTTGEKECTKCNDLCNCFKELKGKIDDQWTKQQNNYNHHKDKGKDNMQNLDLDIYLEAECILNEGVKSEKMQSIQGEYEDLDSKCDKLRGTEKNYVQALINNSEKDREKICHECENQTTKPSPTDKCDGIGNASNCQTKNYNELDPKKGNKERNKEWLCKNIQNTSTDVKQDVCVPPRTQPLCIANMYTKQAIVDNAFSSEENMKKALKAAIKKETELLYTYYTTTKKKTGTPPPGFCEAAYRSFNDFKHMVLGDMLWKPESIKKVQEKIGEIIKQSGTSGKTVTREEWWKQHEVEFWEAAKCGIKDSGNKSATGDCPRLINDDDQFEWWAKEWSDDFYHKRHEVLKEFDKVCNTDRTGKNTDCEGTNGQMKANSKCKPKCDEYKNFLSKKRDEWNKNFKIYLQTKEEEANKNTSSVNTKEYSHPNVYLLYPCTYQNCDNKYMTALLSDKQYGDKEKICNCDTSKHTQDTDNPCDKNYTEYGCTEKKFDKNIWSSTYVTHPTDRGKVFAPPRRNSMCIGWLFSKIGDKDSSGKPLTKDAAKNQLRLKLIDAARGESHYLHKYYTKNSGTPDTTKYCSALRRSFYDYGDMVKGTDLWSAGYSPRVEKNIYDVFKMPDTAGGNTPSDMDIVKDRESWWNTHKREIWQAMNCGGTNKCDTSGSDYPTVYDSHDEFLRWFIEWGENFCTQKQHYMSELQTICMDKSCNTLCGGSTCEPCQKQCAKYHKWLFTKKGEWNGQKEKYKEEYKKQGAKYQNIYAHTKKKPDKYIEEYAKICEGADLNDVFKRQDNQYKPYKKKCKRCIDKLTQDVVQKIKYPGKSSPTDNIDSFCEKSCDNSGNESLYEKHIEKDDKYSKIKGQSNCEGLKKAAEGKKIKWNNSDEKDYEYLKNRQVPAEVYLPTRKEKICFRGLDGKYDNTPNEVKDEKSLFEHLIKLAAIEGHNLGEYYKAKKGKGQNDEKYKYEVSECSALKYSFLDLRDIILGHDMTETDKEETEKNLQKIFKEEYDDDKDAGKPGSTYRRNFWKSNEKCVWNAMKCGYKKGCDDTTTLSGCDQMPDDTTYPVGTTRDSGKNYQFLRWFAEWGEDYCGHYAKEFATLQDKCKDVDCKKTESEEQKKQQDCKSQCDKYQNFIKDWKKQYEKQKTKFEADKKQKNLYEKDKEANEASDARVFLHKKLQKACQNSSKPGASGSTECNCMSDISSPTTGGGTDTPKSLEEIPSEYQKQCECDTPRPPNPPKPMPNPNPQKPDSQKPNQKDTNPDSSSGPPDPNSGQPGSPGQGGGSQQPGGPKPDTTPSPGEPDSGQSSVHPPSPGVHPAGPSVQPAQQDKFKELDECPDTKQSYCSKYGKFSGRPGCRHKKTNYDSFENWNKLTLNEKDDNYGVQVPPRRKNLCFPMLYGSKLNKLTLDDFKKHLLNSAATEAKNLMNYHKDNEKLAFQAIKYSFGDYGNLIKGDDLNSKNDDIASKINEAITKLQSQNNNSVSSGGGTSATTTTKFERKNWWDKNKKHIWHVMLCQYTGTDKDQHCEDYKEIDNIPQFLRWLEEWARKYCSERTKLADMVSKECKTNIKNIDFIKPDKKDEKCVIALNSYKKLFHNRHLEWENLKKKYKKDKETKDTTSANSNSYTENDAEAYLKKRCPECICTYDDLEKISNYENDSNNVYKKLIQQSIYDTNENASILKKLLTFDEHGPEIAKKAFDAAGKIIPDALQVAKEAAKVAEELGKNVIMPVGILAGTNILSGLEKVISWFGSGSTSSQHPQPLPPAEPDAGASGGQHPVNPSPTTPQKPPTGDILTSTIPPVGIGVALGSIALLFYLK encoded by the exons ATGGAGGATAGATTAAAATCGAGTAAAGATGTATTACCTGTTATAAATATAGCAGGAAAAACAGTATTACGATCAGAAAACTgtgataaattaaatattacagTTGAAGACAATATACTGGAATTGAACAATAATGGCTCTAGAATTCAAATAGTAACTGCACGTAGTGGTTGTCCTGATTTAAAAACATCTAAAGATATACATGTACCTCTACGTAGACGATCACTATTAGTTGAAGGAATTGATCAATATCTTGAagaaattaagaaaaaaagtaCAGATGAAAAAACATTAAAAGAAGCGATAGAGGGTAAAATAAGCGCCCAAATTAAGATAGGAGAAGTTGCAGGTCAGCTGACAAAAGGTATGATCGGAGGTTTAAGTAGAGAAATAAGCAATATTATACacaaaaaacataaaaatgatcATACTTCTTTTTGTAAAGAATGGGAACGTACCATGGAcgattattttaaattattacaaGGTATAGATATAgttgatgaaaatgatacGATAAATATTCAatgtataattaaaaatattgaaacaAAGGTGGGAGGAAAAGACAAATTTAGAAGTGCCTGGAGTTCTCATTTTAAAGAACTAGTACAAGATTTACAAACAAATCATTTCAAAGACCCAAGTACCAGAAGATCATGTTCAGTGGATCATAGTAACAAAACTCAATGCGTTCGTTTTTTCGAGGAATGGTCTGAAGAATTTTGTAAACTAAAAAAAGATTTGGGAGATATGATGATAGAAAATTGCAAAGGAGATAAAAGTAATGTCGATAAAGACGAATGTAAAAatgtatgtaatatatataaaaaatttttagtTGAAACAAAACCttattttgataattatatCAATATTTGTACCCATACAAAATACGCAGATAATGGTCAATCACAAAATGAATTACAAGAAATGCTTAAAACATCAGCAAGTACAAGCACCACTGAATGTTGTACAGAGCTCGGTCATTGTTCTGTTGACGAATTATTTGAtgttaaaaaagataaaggtaatttaatttttaattgtatGTGTCAAGGAGGAATACATACAGAAAAGAGAGATAGTGAACCTAAATGTCAAAAATACAAGGATCCAGTCAATGTAGCTGGAACACAAATCCCAGCACCTACACTTAGTGGTGCCGGCCAAGGTGTTAGTGTTACTACCACTAGTGTCCCTGGTCCCAAAACCGTGATGCAAATAGCACAAGACATACAATCACAGGCTAAAAAAGACGCGGAGGGTCGTTTGGGTGGTGGTAAACTTGACGATTTAAAGggaaatatagaaaatgcgcagtttaaaaatagaaataaagGAAGTGATTTTAATGGAGATCCTTGCAAGATGGATAAATCAAAACATACGAATGATGTTCGTAGTGATGGTGAACCATGTAAAGGTAAAGGAGGAGATAATCCAGATAGATTTGTTATAGGAAAACAATGGGGAACGAAGAAGGGAGAAGTAGATCAAAATAACAATGAAGTTCTTTTACCTCCTCGTAGATTAGATATGTGTACTTCTAACTTAGAAAATTTAGCTAGAAGTGGTCAAAACCCcgattttataaataatggtAGTGTCAACGACTCTTTTACTGGAGATGTATTATTAGCAGCAAAAGAAGAGgcagaaaatatattaaaactgTACGGTAATTCTAATGACCAGTCTGGTATGTGCCGGGCGGTGCGCGCCAGTTTTGCAGACTTAGGTGATATCATAAGGGGTACGGACATATGGGAGAAAAATGACGATATGAAAAATTTACAGGGGCATttagataaaatatttgCTAAAATTAAAGACGAAAAAGGAAACGGTAAATATACTGGTGGTGAAAATGAATCCCCCCCGTATAAAACCTTGAGGTCCGACTGGTGGAGTGCTAACCGCGACCAAGTATGGGATGCCATAAAGTGTCAAATAGGCGATTTATTCGCGGCGTCGGATGAAAAAATAGATAGAGCTACTGGTAAAGTCGTAGGTGCTTTCTGTGGCTACAATGATACCACACCTGTAGACGACTATATACCGCAGAAGTTGAGATGGCTCGCCGAATGGAACGAAAACTACTGCAAACAGATGAAAAAGGATTTTAACGCGGTAAAAGAACAGTGTACGTTATGCAAGAATATTGGTGAAGGGAAATGTGagaaagataataaaaaatgtgataTGTGTTCAGGTATGTGCGATACgtataaagaaaatgttgAGAAATGGAAAACTCAATGGACAAAACATCAACAACAATACACATCATTATATAGCAATCCAAATGGTAATGATAAAGAATTTATTCAAAAACTTAAACAAAACAACAACTATTCAAATTCTGCCGATTTTGTTGATTCTATGGGAGGATATAGGTATTGCAAGGATACAACACAAAGAGAAACAAAAGAACAAGGTAATGAAGATTATTTGTTCAAAGAAAAACCTAAAGAGTTTAAAGATGAATGTGGATGTAAAGAGAAAGGCGGATCGTCATCACCCTCACCAAAGGTACCTCCTGCTGTGACACCTCCAAAATCCCAAGATATACAAGATTGTGAAAAAACTTTTGGTAATAATGGTACACCAAATCCTGGTAATGTTCAATTGAGTGAATGGGATTGTATTCAAGACAATGATATGTGCATAGACATAAGTAAAAGTAAAACTGATCACAATATTAGTAACTTTAAAGATAAATTTTCTGATATTTTTGAAGATTGGTTGACATCTTTTTTCAATGAACAACAAAATGTAAAAAGTAAATCCTCTGATTGCACAAATATAACACCAAGTTCAGGTGATTGTGATGGAAAAAAATGTAGAGATAAATGTCCCTGTTATGAAAAATgggtaaaaagaaaaactaaCGAATGGAggcattttaaaaattattatcgtGACTTTCAGACTATAAATCCAACTAAATGGATGTCAAGTTTTAAATCAGTGGGAAATGATGCCGAtacatatgtaaaaaaaaagaaacaaagtGAACTCAGTAAGGCATATCAATCTACAAGTGGTACCAAATCCAATAATATTACCATACAAGACATACTTACCGAAGAATCCAAAAAAGTGACCGAATGTCTAAAAAACTGTCCCATAAAAATTGAATGTAAAGACAAGGGGTTCGGGAACCCGTGGAAGTGTGGTGACACCGCAGCCAGTGGTGCCAAACAAGCTGGTGGTACCACTAACAATATGTGTACAAAAAACGAAGGAGATGATGATGACAGGAAACAACCTGGTTCTGGCAAAAATAGTGGTTCCTCCACTAGCGGTGGCGACCAAACCCAATTGTTTTATGATTCGTTCAAAGAATGGATACacgatatagaaaatatgttAGATATgagtaaaaaattaatagaaGAATCATGCAAAAacttaaaaacaaaaaccaCTGGTGAGAAAGAATGTACAAAATGTAACGATTTATGTAATTGTTTTAAGGAATTGAAAGGTAAAATTGATGATCAATGGACGAAACAACAAAACAATTATAACCATCATAAAGATAAAGGAAAAGATAATATGCAGAATTTGGAtcttgatatatatttggaAGCAGAATGTATTTTGAATGAGGGAGTAAAATCAGAAAAAATGCAAAGTATACAAGGTGAATATGAAGATTTGGATAGTAAATGTGATAAACTTAGAGGAactgaaaaaaattatgttcaAGCTTTGATAAACAACAGTGAAAAAGATAGAGAAAAAATATGTCACGAGTGCGAAAATCAAACTACAAAACCTTCTCCGACAGATAAATGTGATGGTATAGGTAATGCTTCTAATTGTCAAactaaaaattataatgaacTTGATCCTAAAAAGGGCAACAAAGAACGAAATAAAGAATggttatgtaaaaatatacaaaatacaTCAACAGATGTAAAACAAGATGTTTGTGTTCCTCCTAGAACACAACCATTATGTATAGCAAACATGTATACAAAACAAGCTATAGTGGATAATGCATTTTCTAgtgaagaaaatatgaaaaaggcGTTAAAAGCTgcaattaaaaaagaaacagaACTGTTGTACACTTATTAcacaacaacaaaaaaaaaaactggTACCCCACCCCCTGGATTTTGTGAAGCGGCGTACCGCAGTTTTAATGATTTCAAACATATGGTTCTAGGGGATATGTTGTGGAAGCCTGAGAGTATTAAAAAGGTGCAGGAGAAAATAGgtgaaattataaaacaaaGTGGCACAAGTGGAAAAACCGTGACACGAGAGGAGTGGTGGAAGCAACATGAAGTGGAATTCTGGGAAGCAGCGAAATGTGGTATAAAAGACAGTGGTAACAAGTCTGCCACTGGCGATTGCCCCCGACTGATTAATGATGATGACCAGTTTGAGTGGTGGGCAAAAGAGTGGTCCGATGATTTTTACCACAAGAGACACGAGGTGTTAAAGGAGTTTGACAAGGTATGTAACACTGATAGAACTGGTAAGAATACAGATTGTGAAGGCACTAATGGTCAGATGAAAGCTAATAGTAAGTGCAAACCCAAATGTGATGAGTATAAAAATTTCTTATCCAAAAAAAGAGATGAGTGGAATaagaattttaaaatatatctacAAACAAAAGAAGAAGAGGCGAATAAAAATACATCTAGTGTTAATACCAAAGAGTATAGTCATCCAAACGTATATTTATTGTATCCCTGCACGTACCAAAACTGTGACAATAAATACATGACGGCACTACTGAGTGATAAACAATATggtgataaagaaaaaatatgtaattgTGACACGTCAAAACATACACAAGACACAGATAACCCCTgtgataaaaattatactGAGTATGGCTGTACTGAGAAAAAGTTTGACAAAAATATTTGGAGTAGTACATATGTGACACACCCGACAGATCGTGGTAAAGTTTTTGCCCCGCCACGACGGAACAGTATGTGCATAGGATGGTTATTCTCAAAAATTGGTGACAAGGATTCGAGTGGCAAACCACTTACTAAAGATGCCGCAAAAAACCAACTTAGACTTAAATTAATCGACGCAGCAAGAGGTGAGTCACATTATTTACACAAATATTACACAAAAAATAGTGGTACCCCTGATACCACTAAATACTGCTCCGCGTTGCGTCGCAGTTTTTATGATTATGGCGATATGGTCAAAGGCACCGATCTGTGGTCCGCGGGGTATTCGCCGCGAgtggaaaaaaatatatatgacgTATTTAAAATGCCGGATACCGCGGGTGGTAACACACCGAGTGATATGGACATAGTGAAAGACCGTGAAAGTTGGTGGAACACACATAAACGTGAGATATGGCAAGCAATGAACTGTGGCGGTACCAATAAGTGTGATACCAGTGGTAGTGACTATCCCACTGTGTATGATTCCCACGATGAGTTTTTGCGCTGGTTCATCGAATGGGGCGAAAACTTTTGTACACAGAAACAACATTATATGTCGGAGTTACAGACGATATGTATGGATAAATCATGTAACACGTTATGTGGAGGCTCTACGTGCGAACCTTGTCAGAAACAATGTGCTAAATATCATAAATGGTTGTTTACCAAAAAGGGGGAATGGAATGGTcagaaagaaaaatataaagaggAATACAAGAAACAAGGAGCAAAAtaccaaaatatatatgctcatacgaaaaaaaaacctgataaatatatagaagaaTACGCAAAAATATGTGAAGGTGCAGATCTTAATGACGTTTTCAAGAGACAAGATAACCAATATAaaccatataaaaaaaaatgtaaacgATGTATAGATAAATTAACACAAGATGTtgtacaaaaaattaaatatccAGGTAAAAGTTCCCCAACAGACAATATCGATTCGTTTTGTGAAAAATCATGTGATAATTCAGGAAATGAAAGTTTGTACGAAAAACACATTGAAAAAGACGATAAATATAGTAAAATTAAGGGACAGAGTAATTGTGAAGGATTAAAAAAAGCGGCAGAAGGTAAGAAAATTAAATGGAATAACAGTGATGAGAAGGATTATGAGTATTTGAAGAATCGTCAGGTTCCTGCAGAAGTATACCTTCCAACtaggaaagaaaaaatatgttttagaGGACTAGATGGAAAATACGATAACACTCCTAATGAAGTTAAAGATGAAAAGTCGTTGTTTGAACATTTGATAAAACTTGCTGCAATTGAAGGACATAATTTAGGAGAATATTATAAAgcaaaaaaaggaaaaggacaaaatgatgaaaaatataaatatgaagtTAGTGAATGTAGTGCTTTAAAATACAGTTTTCTTGATTTAAGAGATATAATTCTAGGTCATGATATGACAGAAACAGATAAGGAGGAAACAGAGAAAAATTtgcaaaaaatatttaaagaagaatatgatgatgataaagaCGCTGGAAAACCCGGTAGTACATATCGACGAAACTTCTGGAAAAGTAATGAGAAATGTGTATGGAATGCAATGAAATGTGGGTACAAAAAAGGATGTGACGACACCACCACACTAAGTGGTTGCGACCAAATGCCTGATGACACCACTTATCCCGTGGGTACCACTCGCGATAGTGGCAAAAACTACCAATTTTTACGTTGGTTTGCCGAATGGGGGGAAGATTACTGTGGTCACTACGCCAAGGAATTTGCCACGTTGCAGGATAAGTGTAAGGATGTGGACTGCAAAAAAACTGAATCAGAAGAACAGAAAAAGCAACAAGACTGTAAATCACAGTGTGATAAATatcaaaattttattaagGATTGGAAAAAACAatatgaaaaacaaaaaaccaAGTTTGAGGCagataaaaaacaaaaaaatttatatgaaaaggATAAAGAGGCAAACGAGGCAAGTGATGCAAGAGTTTTTTTACACAAAAAGTTACAAAAAGCGTGTCAAAATAGTAGTAAACCTGGAGCTAGTGGTTCCACTGAGTGTAATTGCATGAGTGATATCTCGTCTCCTACCACTGGTGGCGGTACTGATACCCCCAAATCTTTGGAGGAAATACCTAGTGAGTACCAAAAACAATGTGAGTGTGACACCCCTAGACCCCCAAATCCACCGAAACCTATGCCAAATCCAAATCCACAAAAACCGGATTCACAAAAACCCAACCAAAAAGACACAAACCCTGATTCATCTAGTGGTCCACCTGATCCAAATAGTGGACAACCTGGTTCTCCTGGTCAAGGTGGTGGTAGCCAACAACCTGGTGGTCCTAAACCTGATACAACCCCTTCTCCTGGTGAACCGGATTCTGGTCAATCTAGTGTTCATCCCCCTTCTCCTGGTGTTCATCCTGCGGGTCCTAGTGTTCAACCCGCACAACAGGAtaaatttaaagaattaGATGAATGTCCTGATACCAAGCAGTCATATTGTAGTAAATATGGGAAATTTAGTGGCCGTCCTGGATGTAgacataaaaaaacaaattatgaTTCATTTGAAAACTGGAATAAATTAactttaaatgaaaaagatgaTAATTATGGAGTACAAGTTCCTCCAAGGAGAAAAAACCTCTGCTTTCCAATGTTATATGGTagtaaattaaataaattgacACTCGATGATTTCAAAAAACATTTGTTGAATTCTGCTGCTACTGAAGcaaaaaatttaatgaattatcataaagataatgaaaaattagCTTTTCAAGCAATCAAATATAGTTTTGGTGATTATGGAAATCTTATAAAAGGAGATGATTTAAATTCCAAAAACGATGATATAGCcagtaaaataaatgaagcaATTACAAAATTACAatcacaaaataataatagtgttTCTTCTGGTGGTGGTACTTCTGCAACAACAACGACAAAatttgaaagaaaaaattggtgggataaaaataaaaaacatatatggCATGTTATGTTATGTCAATATACTGGAACTGATAAAGACCAACATTGTGAAGATTACAAAGAAATAGATAATATACCTCAATTTTTGAGATGGTTAGAAGAATGGGCAAGGAAATATTGTTCCGAACGTACTAAATTGGCAGATATGGTGTCCAAAGAATGcaaaacaaatattaaaaatattgatttCATTAAACCTGATAAGAAGGATGAAAAATGTGTAATAGCCTTAAATtcatacaaaaaattatttcataATAGACATCTTGAATGGgaaaatttgaaaaaaaaatacaaaaaagacAAAGAAACAAAAGATACTACTAGTGCTAATTCGAATTCATATACTGAAAATGATGCTGAAGCATATCTGAAAAAAAGATGTCCTGAATGTATTTGTACTTATGATGATTTGGAAAAAATATCTAATTATGAAAATGACtcaaataatgtatataaaaaattgataCAACAATCTATATATGATACAAACGAGAATGCATCAATCCTTAAAAAACTTTTAACTTTTGATGAACATGGACCAGAAATTGCAAAAAAAGCTTTCGATGCTGCTGGAAAAATAATTCCTGACGCTTTACAAGTTGCAAAAGAAGCTGCAAAAGTTGCAGAAGAACTTggaaaaaatgttataatgCCAGTTGGGATACTAGCTGGAACAAATATTTTAAGTGGACTGGAAAAAGTCATTAGTTGGTTTGGTAGTGGTTCAACATCATCACAACATCCACAACCCTTACCCCCAGCAGAGCCTGATGCAGGAGCTAGTGGTGGACAACACCCTGTAAACCCCTCCCCAACAACACCACAAAAACCCCCCACCGGTGATATCCTCACATCTACCATACCCCCTGTTGGAATAGGAGTTGCATTAGGTTCTATTgctttgttattttatttgaag taa